DNA from Corynebacterium stationis:
GCTGCCTGGGGATTGCCCGCAACGATCTCGGCATCGGCAGCAGCAAATTGCTTATCGATGTCCTCCGGTGCCTGCTGCGCATCCGCAATCGGATCCGTGGTGCGATTGGCAGGGTCCAAGCGCTTGAGCAACATCGTGGTATTGCGCGCCTGCTTGATATCAGCGTTATCTGGCTCCTGCGCGAGGATGGAGTCATACACACCGAGTGCCCCGTCAAAATCCCCGCTGTTGAGCATGCTTTCGGCCTCCGCTAGGCGGGGGTCTTCTGCTGGCTGCGGCTCTTCCTCCTGCGGCATATCTTGGGCCTCAAGGCCTTTGAGCTTCGGCCCAATCTGCTCGACTAGGGCATCAACCCACTGCTGCAAAGCCTCTTTCGGCTGTGCCCCCTCGAAGTTGGTCAACGGTTGGCCCGCGCCAATGGCAACCACGGTTGGGAGCTGCTGCACGCCAAAGACCTGAGCAATCTGCGGGAAGGTATCGGCGTCAATGTAGCCGACGAGAAACTTTAAACCACCGGCCCGCGCGAGTTCTTGAAAATCTGCCCTAAGTTGCTCCGACGCGGGCGAGCGCTGGGTGCCGATAATCGCAATAACCGGCACCTGCGTGGAACGGCGCACCACATCATTTTCAAAATTGGCGTCTGTAACCTCAAAAAATGGGGCAATTCCCCCACCCTGTCCTTGGGACTGGGCCTGATTCTTGGCAGCTTCGCGGGCTTCGGCTTGGGCCTTCACCTGGCTTAAATCTAAGGCTCCACCCACAAAGCCGGACTGCGGATTCGTCATATGAAAAATACCTCTTTAAAAGTAGCTAAATTTTACTGTGCAGAATCTGGACCGAGGTGACGGTCAATGGCCTCAACCTTGCCGCGAATCCGGTCTGCGTAGCCCGGGCGGATATCCGCCTTAATCACCAATGACACCCGCGGGGAGACAGCTTCAACCGCAGCAGTTGCTTGTTTAATGACGCCAAAGACTTCATCCCACTCACCTTCAATGAGCGTGAACATGGCGTTAGTTTCATGCGGAAGACCCGATGCGCGAACTACGCGTACTGCCTCCGCGACGGCCTCGGACATCTCAGCATCTGCGGATGGGGTGCTTGTAGGAGCTACAGAAAATGCAACAATCATGGCTTCTACTCTACCGCTCGCGGCAGTCTGCGTGGGGTTGAAAGTGCGATGTGATCGCAGGTGGTTTAAGCCAACCACCACACCACGAAGCCCCTCACCAGGCTTGCGGCAAAAAGTACGAATAGCGCCTTGGGATGCAATTGTCTTTAACGTGGAAGCCATGGTCTTGCCAACCGGCGCATTCTTCAGTACCTGGCAGCATGAGTTGACGAGGTGACCAGGTACAAATCACTAGCCAATCGGTGATGACAAGGTCAAAGAGCGCAAACATGATGCTCAGTGCCCGTGCCATTAATGCCACCTCAGCAAAGCTGGCGTCCGGGTTTTCTGCCGCCCACAACGACACCACGCTGGTGAGCGATAAGAATAAGACCACAATGAAGATGATTCCGCTTATTAACCCGGAGCGTTTCTGCGCCGTGGTCGGGGCGGGTGCAGCGTTGCGGATGTCTATTGGGTAGTCATCGATGCGCATATGGCGCAAAAAGATAGCACTGCTAGAAGCACTTCCCCGCTTAAGAACACGGCGATTGCGCCGTAGGTCGCGGTGTGTAGCCACCATGACCCCCATGCAACAGTGGACACTGTAGACACTGCAGTCCTTCTTTACACTTTAGGGGAAAGCCTAGCGCCGTTCCCAACACCGAGTATGCCAGTGACGGCGTTCTTCTACGCGCCCACCACCTTCCTGGGGCCATGCCACGATGTGCGCCATGCCGGCGAAAATGGTGCCATTGCATCCTGGACACACATAGTTTTTCTGCGCGCCGGCTGCTCCCACCCGACGCAAAATATAGGGGCGGCCAAAGTCCCACGAAGGTCCCTCAACGGTCTCAGCACCAAAGAAGGCGGCAGCATCACGCGGCAATGCACGCGGTGTCTGCTGCGCACGTGCGTGACGGAAGGAACCTTTACCCCGACGACTTTTGCGACCCATAATCTTTTAGTCCCTTAGCATTCGCCGGATTAGAAAAGACGAAGTTCGTTGGATTCAATACCGCGCAGTTCTTGATAGTCCAAGATTACGCAGCGAATGCCTCGGTCTTCCGCCAAGGTACGTGCCTGTGGCTTAATCTCCTGGGCAGCGAATACACCTTGCACGGGGGCTAGAAGGTCATCGCGGTTGAGCAATTCGAGGTAGCGAGTCAGCTGCTCTACACCATCAATTTCACCGCGGCGCTTAATCTCAACGGCTACATATCCCTTCGAGGCATCCTGCGCCATCAAATCCACCGGACCAATGGCGGTTGGATACTCCCTGCGCACCAAGGTGTAGCCCTTGCCCAAAGTCGTGATGTGCTCAGCTAAGAGCTCCTGCAAATGGGCTTCCACGCCATCTTTGACCAAGCCGGGGTCTTCGCCGAGCTCAGCTTGGATATCTTGGTGGATCTCTTCAATGGTGATGCGCAGCTGGTCACCCTTTTTATTTTCCACCAGCCACAGATACTCCCCCGTGGGCTCACCATCGATATCTTTAATCTCTGATTCTTCTAAGGTGCACGGTGGCGTCATCCAGTTCAAGGGCTTATAGGCCCTATCGTCCGCGTGCACCGAAACCGAACCATCGGCTTTGAGCAACAGCAGACGATCTGCCATGGGAAGGTGGGCATCCAAACGGCCGACATAGTCGACGGAACAACGGGCGATGACTAAACGCATGCCCACTACATTAAGCGTTCAAGCACGCGAACAAAAACTAGCCGCGCGCAGAAAAGAATTCGTGGGAGGATTAATACCTTAATTACTTACCGTTATAGCTTGACCATGTCGATGGATCGTAGGGCATATTGCTCCCCCGCGGACGCGTTGCCCGTTCGCGCAAACGACGAAAATCAATCTGTTCCTTACGCTGCGACGGCGAGGCTTCCACCCACGCGCCAAAGGCCATCATGGCGTGCTGCGTACACGCGAGCTCGTAGCCCTTGCCAGCTGCGCTGAAGCAGAAGATCAAATAGTCCTTGGAAATGAAAGCAGCCTCGCCATCAGTTGCGGGACGAGAATCCAGCAACTCGATGTCGAGGCGACTAAATGAGTGATCGGCCATAGGCCACACGGAGCGAAGCTTGTAGAAATCTACAGTGTCTCCCTTGTAGCGCAGCACACCATGGCGCCAGCCGTGGTAGCCCTTGGCCGGGAGCTTGCGCATCAACACTGAAGCACCGCGTGACCGCAAGGTGAAAAAGCGCATCGCTGCGAAGAAAATACATAGTATGGCAATAATGGCGAGCAACCAAAGGATTACCGAAACCACGCTCATCAGTCCCGCTCTTCCCTTCTCCGTCACAACCGCTAATGGCACGGGCGAGGCAGAACACGTTATCTGAACTGCCTCAACCAAACTGCCTAGAAGCGGTTCAATCAATCTCAAGTTGTTGAATAGTCTACAGAGCGCCTGCATAGAGTCACAATAAATCGTTTGGTTGACTACCTCCACCCAGACCCCTGCTATAGTTTCTGCTCGGGCT
Protein-coding regions in this window:
- the nucS gene encoding endonuclease NucS → MRLVIARCSVDYVGRLDAHLPMADRLLLLKADGSVSVHADDRAYKPLNWMTPPCTLEESEIKDIDGEPTGEYLWLVENKKGDQLRITIEEIHQDIQAELGEDPGLVKDGVEAHLQELLAEHITTLGKGYTLVRREYPTAIGPVDLMAQDASKGYVAVEIKRRGEIDGVEQLTRYLELLNRDDLLAPVQGVFAAQEIKPQARTLAEDRGIRCVILDYQELRGIESNELRLF
- a CDS encoding tetratricopeptide repeat protein, encoding MTNPQSGFVGGALDLSQVKAQAEAREAAKNQAQSQGQGGGIAPFFEVTDANFENDVVRRSTQVPVIAIIGTQRSPASEQLRADFQELARAGGLKFLVGYIDADTFPQIAQVFGVQQLPTVVAIGAGQPLTNFEGAQPKEALQQWVDALVEQIGPKLKGLEAQDMPQEEEPQPAEDPRLAEAESMLNSGDFDGALGVYDSILAQEPDNADIKQARNTTMLLKRLDPANRTTDPIADAQQAPEDIDKQFAAADAEIVAGNPQAAFDRLIALIAGNVGGEKTKVRDRLLELFALFDAADPRVLTARTKLASSLY
- a CDS encoding DUF2550 domain-containing protein, which encodes MSVVSVILWLLAIIAILCIFFAAMRFFTLRSRGASVLMRKLPAKGYHGWRHGVLRYKGDTVDFYKLRSVWPMADHSFSRLDIELLDSRPATDGEAAFISKDYLIFCFSAAGKGYELACTQHAMMAFGAWVEASPSQRKEQIDFRRLRERATRPRGSNMPYDPSTWSSYNGK
- a CDS encoding thiamine-binding protein, encoding MIVAFSVAPTSTPSADAEMSEAVAEAVRVVRASGLPHETNAMFTLIEGEWDEVFGVIKQATAAVEAVSPRVSLVIKADIRPGYADRIRGKVEAIDRHLGPDSAQ